In a single window of the Terrirubrum flagellatum genome:
- a CDS encoding XRE family transcriptional regulator translates to MVETRDIATLNRQIAERVKRRRLERELTLDALAAESGVSRAMISKIERGEVSPTAPLLAKLANGLGLNFSSMFDSEIAMSPMSRRDEQSTWRDPATGYLRRNVSPRGFGAPMELVEVEMPPGARVIFEQGYPAPLARFVWLLDGELEVTIDNETHHLDVGDCLHMRLDAPLTFHNPGSMAARYALVTETAPRNR, encoded by the coding sequence ATGGTGGAAACCAGAGATATCGCCACCCTCAACCGGCAGATCGCCGAGCGCGTGAAGCGCCGCCGCCTTGAGCGCGAACTGACGCTCGACGCGCTGGCGGCCGAATCCGGCGTCAGCCGCGCCATGATCTCCAAGATCGAGCGCGGCGAGGTCAGCCCGACGGCGCCGTTGCTGGCGAAGCTCGCCAACGGGCTCGGGCTCAACTTCTCCTCGATGTTCGATTCCGAGATCGCGATGTCGCCGATGAGCCGGCGCGATGAACAGTCGACCTGGCGTGATCCCGCGACAGGCTATCTCAGGCGCAATGTATCGCCGCGCGGCTTCGGCGCGCCGATGGAGCTCGTCGAGGTCGAGATGCCGCCGGGCGCGCGCGTGATCTTCGAACAGGGCTATCCCGCGCCTTTGGCGCGCTTCGTCTGGTTGCTCGACGGTGAACTCGAAGTCACGATCGACAACGAGACCCATCACCTCGATGTCGGCGACTGCCTGCATATGCGGCTCGATGCGCCGCTGACCTTCCACAATCCTGGATCGATGGCGGCGCGCTATGCGCTCGTCACGGAAACCGCGCCGCGAAACCGATGA
- a CDS encoding methionyl-tRNA formyltransferase yields MRIVVHGQEAFGKAVLEKLLARNENVVGVFCAPDKEGRPQDPLKTFALEKGLPVHQPKSWKTPEALELMKSFNPDVCMMAYVTLFVPQLVIDAPKFNTFQYHPSLLPLHRGPSSINWPIAMGSKKTGLTIFWPDEGLDEGPVLLQKEVDIGPDETLGDVYFKKLFPIGVDAMLEALDLVRAGKAPKVPQDHSRATYESWFRKDAAAIDWGKPVADIYNLIRAANPQPGAWALYKGGEIQFFDAAKRDGDGVAGEIVAIDSDGVTVAAKDGRILLKRVKAAGGQKIAASEWAASSGAKVGDRFENAPKKQA; encoded by the coding sequence ATGCGCATCGTCGTTCACGGCCAGGAAGCGTTCGGCAAGGCGGTTCTCGAAAAGCTGCTGGCGCGCAACGAGAATGTCGTCGGCGTGTTCTGCGCGCCCGACAAGGAGGGCCGTCCCCAGGACCCGCTGAAAACCTTCGCGTTGGAGAAGGGCTTGCCGGTCCACCAGCCGAAAAGCTGGAAGACGCCGGAAGCGCTCGAACTGATGAAATCGTTCAATCCCGACGTCTGCATGATGGCCTATGTCACGCTGTTCGTGCCGCAGCTCGTGATCGACGCGCCGAAATTCAACACTTTCCAGTATCATCCCTCGCTGTTGCCGCTGCATCGTGGTCCGTCCTCGATCAACTGGCCGATCGCCATGGGATCGAAGAAGACAGGCCTCACCATCTTCTGGCCCGACGAAGGTCTCGATGAAGGGCCGGTGCTCCTGCAGAAGGAAGTCGACATCGGCCCTGACGAAACGCTGGGCGACGTCTATTTCAAGAAGCTCTTCCCGATCGGCGTCGACGCCATGCTCGAAGCGCTCGATCTCGTGCGCGCCGGAAAGGCGCCGAAAGTTCCGCAGGATCATTCCAGGGCGACCTATGAAAGCTGGTTCCGCAAGGACGCCGCGGCGATCGATTGGGGCAAGCCCGTCGCCGACATCTATAATCTGATCCGCGCCGCCAACCCGCAGCCCGGCGCCTGGGCGCTCTACAAGGGCGGCGAAATCCAGTTCTTCGACGCCGCGAAGCGCGACGGCGACGGCGTAGCGGGCGAGATTGTCGCGATCGATTCAGATGGCGTCACGGTCGCCGCGAAGGACGGCCGCATTCTTCTCAAGCGCGTCAAAGCTGCGGGTGGACAGAAGATCGCGGCGTCGGAATGGGCCGCGTCATCGGGCGCGAAGGTCGGCGACCGTTTCGAAAATGCGCCGAAGAAGCAGGCATGA
- a CDS encoding formate--tetrahydrofolate ligase, translating into MSVKSDIEIAREAKMKPIAEIGKKIGVPADALLNYGPTKAKVSFDFINSVKANKSGKLILVTAINPTPAGEGKTTTTVGLGDGLNRIGKKAMSCLREPSLGPCFGVKGGAAGGGYAQVVPMEDINLHFTGDFHAITSAHNLLAALLDNHIYWGNALGIDQRRIAWRRVMDMNDRALRSIVNSLGGVANGFPREDGFDITVASEIMAIFCLATDLKDLEKRIGNIVVGYTRDRKPVLAKQLKGDGAMTVLLKDALMPNLVQTLENNPVFIHGGPFANIAHGCNSVLATQTALKLCDYVVTEAGFGADLGAEKFFDIKCRKAGLTPSATVIVATIRALKMHGGVAKDDLKTENVAAIEKGCDNLKRHIENVRKFGVQPVVAINKFITDTDAEVAAVKKAAEEMGAKAFLCTHWADGGAGIEDLARHVVELCDKGGDAFKPLYPDDMPLRDKVKKIATDIYHAADISCDASIEARFKELQEAGYGHFPVCMAKTQYSFSTNPNARGAPSGHIVPVRELRLSAGAEFIVVVTGDIMTMPGLPRVPSADVIRLNDQGQIEGLF; encoded by the coding sequence ATGAGCGTCAAATCCGATATCGAAATCGCCCGCGAGGCGAAAATGAAGCCGATCGCGGAGATCGGCAAGAAGATCGGCGTCCCCGCGGATGCGCTGCTCAACTACGGGCCGACAAAAGCAAAGGTGTCGTTCGACTTTATCAATTCGGTGAAGGCCAACAAAAGCGGCAAGCTCATTCTGGTCACTGCGATCAATCCGACGCCAGCGGGCGAAGGCAAGACGACGACGACGGTCGGTCTTGGCGACGGGCTCAACCGCATCGGCAAGAAAGCGATGAGTTGCCTGCGTGAGCCGTCGCTCGGGCCTTGCTTTGGCGTGAAAGGCGGCGCTGCGGGCGGCGGTTATGCGCAGGTCGTGCCGATGGAGGACATCAACCTCCATTTCACCGGCGACTTCCACGCCATCACCTCAGCGCACAATCTGCTCGCGGCTCTGCTCGACAATCACATCTACTGGGGCAATGCGCTCGGGATCGATCAGCGCAGGATTGCGTGGCGCCGCGTGATGGACATGAACGACCGCGCGCTGCGTTCGATCGTCAATTCGCTCGGTGGCGTCGCCAACGGCTTCCCGCGCGAGGACGGCTTCGATATCACCGTCGCGTCCGAGATCATGGCGATCTTCTGCCTCGCCACCGATCTCAAGGATCTGGAAAAGCGTATCGGCAACATTGTCGTCGGCTACACCCGCGACCGCAAACCGGTGCTGGCGAAGCAGCTCAAGGGCGATGGCGCCATGACCGTGCTGCTCAAGGACGCGCTGATGCCGAACCTCGTGCAGACGCTCGAGAACAATCCCGTCTTCATCCATGGCGGGCCGTTCGCCAACATCGCCCATGGTTGCAACTCCGTGCTGGCGACCCAGACCGCGCTGAAGCTGTGCGACTATGTCGTCACCGAGGCCGGCTTCGGCGCCGATCTCGGCGCGGAGAAATTCTTCGACATCAAGTGCCGCAAGGCGGGACTTACGCCTTCCGCAACCGTGATCGTCGCGACCATCCGCGCGCTCAAAATGCATGGCGGCGTCGCCAAAGACGATCTCAAGACGGAGAATGTCGCGGCGATCGAGAAAGGTTGCGACAATCTCAAGCGCCACATCGAGAATGTGCGCAAATTCGGCGTGCAGCCGGTCGTCGCGATCAACAAGTTCATCACCGATACGGATGCGGAAGTGGCGGCCGTGAAGAAGGCGGCGGAGGAGATGGGCGCAAAAGCCTTCCTCTGCACGCACTGGGCCGATGGCGGCGCCGGCATCGAGGACCTTGCGCGCCATGTCGTCGAATTGTGCGACAAGGGCGGCGACGCGTTCAAGCCGCTCTATCCCGACGACATGCCGCTGCGCGACAAGGTCAAGAAAATCGCAACCGACATCTATCACGCCGCCGATATCTCCTGCGATGCGTCAATCGAGGCGCGCTTCAAGGAATTGCAGGAGGCAGGCTACGGCCATTTCCCGGTCTGCATGGCGAAGACGCAATATTCCTTCTCGACGAACCCGAACGCGCGCGGCGCGCCGTCAGGACACATCGTTCCAGTAAGGGAGCTGCGGCTGTCGGCCGGAGCGGAATTCATCGTGGTGGTGACAGGCGACATCATGACGATGCCGGGACTGCCGAGGGTTCCATCCGCCGACGTGATCCGGCTCAACGATCAGGGGCAGATCGAAGGGTTGTTCTAA
- a CDS encoding TRAP transporter large permease subunit, translating into MSGWFGLALFPLVGIAMILTGLPAFLVLIGAAGLAAAWIVLAGDGALLGALPNRMVGLLESDLLQALPLFVMMGALINRLPLADILFRAGCRLFRRPTLAALGLGALLAPMNGSVGASVAVLSRSVRPMLAQAGVEPVERTALVAAASTLGVVIPPSLVLILLGDAMMGAHTIASNIAGRSDQIINTQDIFRAALAPAALTLALWAGIVAWRGRGPKTDASQSSASRSDLMIAAATAAFILILLGGVASGLFYAVEAAAMGCIALLAAGWVTRALTAAALADALRSTLEISGALFALLIAATTFTLTLRILGTDRLLTGLIGALPGGPTIAVASVLALVGVSALALDAFEIIFVIVPILMPGLLVRAADAAWVSALTILTLQASFLVPPVGYAIMMARGAELEPVRARPLAGALAPFLIAQLLVVMLALAIPPVTHFFDRAPPPSAPKNRLSDDEVSKKFDALAPEPPPALDLK; encoded by the coding sequence GTGAGCGGCTGGTTCGGTCTCGCGCTGTTTCCGCTCGTCGGGATCGCGATGATCTTGACGGGATTGCCGGCTTTTCTCGTTCTGATCGGCGCCGCGGGCCTCGCCGCTGCATGGATTGTTCTCGCGGGCGATGGCGCTCTGCTCGGCGCGCTTCCCAACCGAATGGTCGGGCTGCTCGAAAGCGATCTGCTGCAGGCGCTGCCGCTGTTCGTGATGATGGGCGCGCTGATCAATCGACTGCCGCTTGCCGATATCCTGTTTCGCGCGGGATGCCGCCTGTTCCGGCGACCGACGCTCGCCGCGCTCGGTCTCGGTGCGCTGCTTGCGCCGATGAATGGCTCGGTGGGTGCGAGCGTGGCGGTGTTGTCGCGCAGCGTGCGGCCGATGCTGGCGCAGGCTGGCGTCGAGCCGGTCGAACGCACCGCGCTCGTCGCGGCGGCGAGCACGCTTGGCGTCGTCATCCCGCCGTCGCTCGTTCTTATTCTTCTCGGTGATGCGATGATGGGCGCGCACACGATTGCGTCGAACATCGCCGGACGCAGCGATCAAATCATCAACACGCAGGACATTTTCCGCGCCGCGCTGGCGCCGGCGGCGCTGACATTGGCGCTATGGGCGGGGATCGTCGCGTGGCGCGGGCGCGGACCAAAAACCGACGCGTCGCAGTCGTCCGCATCCCGAAGCGATCTGATGATCGCCGCCGCAACTGCGGCCTTCATTCTGATTTTGCTGGGCGGCGTCGCATCCGGCTTGTTTTACGCTGTCGAGGCGGCGGCAATGGGCTGCATCGCGCTGCTCGCTGCGGGATGGGTCACGCGAGCGCTGACCGCGGCGGCGCTCGCGGATGCGCTGCGCAGCACGCTTGAAATTTCGGGTGCCCTCTTCGCGCTGCTGATCGCTGCGACCACCTTTACGCTCACGCTGCGCATTCTCGGAACCGACCGACTGCTGACGGGTCTGATCGGCGCTTTGCCGGGTGGGCCAACGATCGCCGTCGCCTCCGTGCTTGCGCTCGTCGGTGTGAGCGCGCTTGCGCTTGATGCGTTCGAGATCATCTTCGTGATCGTTCCGATTCTCATGCCGGGCCTGCTTGTCCGCGCCGCCGATGCGGCCTGGGTCTCGGCGCTGACGATCCTGACCTTGCAGGCGAGCTTTCTCGTTCCGCCGGTCGGCTACGCCATCATGATGGCGCGTGGCGCGGAACTGGAGCCAGTAAGAGCGCGGCCGCTCGCCGGCGCGCTGGCACCCTTTCTGATCGCCCAGCTTCTTGTCGTCATGCTGGCGCTGGCCATTCCGCCGGTGACGCATTTCTTCGACCGCGCGCCGCCGCCTTCGGCGCCGAAAAACCGGCTGTCAGACGACGAAGTCTCGAAGAAATTCGATGCTCTCGCGCCGGAGCCGCCGCCAGCGCTCGATCTGAAATGA
- the oxc gene encoding oxalyl-CoA decarboxylase: MSTALKSESAAAPERELTDGFNLVIEALKLNDLTTIYGVPGIPITDFGRMAQAAGLRVLSFRHEQNAGYAASIAGYLTKKPGVCLTVSAPGFLNGLTALAHATTNCFPMILISGSSEREIVDLQQGDYEEMDQLAIAKPLCKAAFRVLHAQDIGIGLARAIRAAVSGRPGGVYLDLPAKLFGQVMDAEAGAKSLVKVVDAAPAHIPSPESVKRALDALKTAKKPLIILGKGAAYAQADDAIRELVEKSGVPFLPMSMAKGLLPDAHPQCAGAARSTVLKDSDVVMLIGARLNWLLSHGKGKSWGDHPKTFIQIDIEPKEMDSNVGIAAPVVGDIGSSVAALIEGMGSNWPKAPAEWTSAVAKKREENVAKMAPRLMNNNSPMDYHGALGVLKTIIAERPDAILVNEGANTLDLARGVIDMHQPRKRIDVGTWGVMGIGMGYAIAAAVETGKPVLCVEGDSAFGFSGMEVETICRYGLPVCVVIFNNDGIYRGTDVNTAGDDPATTVFVRGARYDRMMEAFGGVGVNATNPDELKRAVNAAMDSGKPTLINAVIDPAAGSESGRIGNLNPQSALKKK, encoded by the coding sequence ATGTCGACCGCCTTGAAGAGCGAAAGCGCCGCTGCGCCAGAGCGCGAACTCACGGACGGCTTCAATCTTGTTATCGAAGCGCTCAAACTCAACGACCTTACGACGATTTATGGGGTTCCGGGGATACCGATCACGGATTTTGGTCGGATGGCGCAGGCGGCGGGATTGCGGGTGCTGTCGTTCAGGCACGAGCAGAATGCCGGTTATGCCGCCTCGATCGCGGGATATCTCACGAAGAAGCCGGGCGTGTGCCTGACGGTGTCGGCGCCGGGGTTTTTGAACGGGCTGACGGCGCTCGCGCATGCGACGACGAACTGCTTTCCCATGATCCTGATCTCGGGCTCATCTGAGCGCGAGATCGTCGATCTGCAGCAGGGCGATTACGAGGAGATGGATCAGCTCGCGATCGCCAAGCCTCTGTGCAAGGCGGCGTTCCGGGTGCTGCATGCGCAAGATATCGGGATTGGATTGGCGCGCGCCATTCGCGCCGCGGTGTCGGGCCGTCCGGGCGGCGTCTATCTCGACCTGCCGGCCAAACTGTTCGGCCAGGTGATGGATGCGGAGGCGGGAGCAAAGTCGCTGGTCAAGGTGGTCGACGCGGCCCCGGCGCATATCCCCTCGCCGGAGTCGGTGAAGCGCGCGCTCGACGCTTTGAAGACCGCGAAGAAGCCGCTGATCATTCTGGGCAAGGGCGCGGCCTATGCGCAGGCGGATGACGCCATCAGGGAGCTCGTGGAAAAGAGCGGCGTTCCCTTCCTGCCCATGAGCATGGCGAAGGGATTGCTGCCGGATGCGCATCCGCAATGCGCCGGCGCCGCGCGCTCGACGGTCCTTAAAGACAGCGACGTCGTGATGCTGATCGGCGCGCGCCTCAACTGGCTGTTGTCGCACGGCAAGGGCAAGAGCTGGGGAGATCATCCCAAGACCTTCATCCAGATCGACATCGAGCCGAAGGAGATGGATTCCAACGTCGGCATCGCAGCCCCCGTGGTCGGCGACATCGGCTCCTCGGTCGCGGCGCTGATTGAAGGCATGGGCTCCAACTGGCCAAAGGCGCCGGCGGAATGGACCTCGGCGGTGGCGAAGAAGCGCGAGGAGAATGTGGCGAAGATGGCGCCGCGCCTCATGAACAACAATTCGCCGATGGACTATCACGGCGCGCTCGGCGTGCTCAAAACCATCATCGCGGAGCGGCCGGACGCCATTCTCGTCAATGAAGGCGCCAACACGCTCGATCTCGCCCGCGGCGTCATCGACATGCACCAGCCGCGCAAGCGCATCGATGTCGGCACCTGGGGCGTGATGGGGATTGGCATGGGCTACGCCATCGCCGCCGCGGTCGAGACCGGCAAGCCGGTGCTGTGCGTCGAGGGCGACTCAGCCTTCGGCTTCTCCGGCATGGAGGTCGAGACCATCTGTCGCTATGGGCTGCCGGTCTGCGTGGTGATCTTCAACAATGACGGCATCTATCGCGGCACCGACGTCAATACGGCGGGCGATGATCCCGCCACCACCGTCTTCGTCAGGGGCGCGCGCTACGACCGCATGATGGAGGCGTTCGGCGGCGTCGGCGTCAACGCCACCAATCCCGATGAACTCAAGCGCGCGGTCAATGCGGCGATGGATTCCGGCAAGCCGACGCTGATCAACGCCGTCATCGATCCCGCCGCGGGATCTGAATCCGGCCGCATCGGCAATCTCAATCCGCAAAGCGCACTCAAGAAGAAGTAA
- a CDS encoding N-acetyltransferase family protein, translated as MSELRIRDAAETDLPAILALHNHHIATSVAIWRYEKADLAERRTWWRDRIANDYPVIAAERDGEVVGFGSYGSFRAGAGYGKTVENSIYVRDDQQRRGVARALMSDLIARAKAQGRHVMVAGIGLPNDASVALHASLGFTDVGVLREIGWKFDQWLDLRLMQKRL; from the coding sequence GTGAGCGAATTAAGAATTCGCGACGCGGCCGAGACCGATCTTCCCGCCATCCTCGCGCTTCACAATCATCACATCGCAACCAGCGTCGCGATTTGGCGTTATGAGAAAGCCGACCTTGCCGAGCGCAGGACGTGGTGGCGCGATCGCATCGCCAACGATTATCCCGTGATCGCGGCTGAGCGCGATGGCGAAGTGGTCGGCTTTGGCAGCTATGGCTCGTTCCGCGCCGGCGCCGGCTACGGCAAGACGGTCGAGAATTCGATCTATGTGCGTGATGATCAGCAGCGCCGCGGCGTAGCGCGCGCTTTGATGAGTGATCTCATCGCGCGCGCCAAGGCGCAGGGACGGCATGTCATGGTCGCAGGCATCGGCCTGCCGAATGACGCATCCGTTGCGCTGCATGCGTCGCTGGGATTTACCGATGTCGGCGTGCTCAGGGAGATCGGCTGGAAATTCGACCAGTGGCTCGATCTCAGATTGATGCAGAAGAGGCTGTGA
- a CDS encoding sulfite exporter TauE/SafE family protein gives MSDTVASLLPAGLSPWIALALIVLSFFTSAMTAAFGIGGGVAMLGGLASAVPPATIVAVHGLVQFGSNIGRTVVQRAHVVWRPVALFAIGSIIGVGFGAWLVASLPARWLLLLLGLFILAMVWLPKPKIPGLERSGLIAGGVIASVLSMVVGAVGPFVQALLLPLKLEKRALIATFSAMQTLQHALKVIAFGAIGFSFGDWLPLTLAMIASGFLGTLAGTALLERIPEHIFAIALKVVLTIAGLDLLRQAALSG, from the coding sequence ATGTCCGATACCGTTGCGTCCCTTCTCCCCGCCGGCCTTTCGCCATGGATCGCGCTGGCGCTGATCGTCCTCAGCTTCTTCACCTCGGCGATGACAGCGGCTTTCGGGATCGGCGGGGGCGTGGCGATGCTCGGCGGTCTCGCCAGCGCGGTGCCGCCGGCGACCATCGTCGCCGTGCATGGTCTCGTGCAGTTCGGCTCCAATATCGGCCGCACCGTCGTCCAGCGCGCTCATGTGGTCTGGCGGCCGGTCGCGCTGTTCGCCATCGGCAGCATCATTGGCGTGGGGTTCGGCGCCTGGCTCGTCGCAAGCCTGCCGGCGCGCTGGCTCCTGCTGCTGCTCGGTCTCTTCATTCTTGCGATGGTTTGGCTGCCGAAGCCGAAAATTCCCGGCCTCGAACGCAGCGGGCTCATCGCCGGCGGCGTCATCGCCAGCGTGCTGTCGATGGTCGTCGGCGCCGTCGGCCCCTTCGTGCAGGCGCTGCTGCTGCCGCTGAAGCTCGAAAAGCGCGCGCTGATCGCGACCTTCTCCGCCATGCAGACGCTGCAGCACGCTTTGAAGGTCATCGCCTTTGGCGCGATCGGATTTTCGTTCGGCGACTGGCTGCCGCTGACGCTTGCGATGATCGCAAGCGGCTTCCTCGGCACGCTGGCGGGAACGGCGCTGCTGGAACGCATCCCCGAGCACATCTTTGCAATCGCGCTGAAGGTCGTTTTGACGATCGCCGGCCTCGATCTCCTCCGTCAGGCCGCGCTTTCCGGCTGA
- a CDS encoding MFS transporter has protein sequence MEHPYRWAIVALGALMSCVAMGAMFSLAIYLDPMSAATGWSRAGISVAMTINFLVMGVAGFAWGAASDRFGARIVVLAGSILLGLGLTLASRATSLLQFQFTYGVLVGLSAGAFFAPMISTVMGWFRTRRSLAVSLVSAGMGVAPMTVSPFASWLVTAYDWRFAMLTIGVAAWAILIPAALLVRRPPDAQQEIGAPASAEAGPQKSLVEAFTSPQFIILALTFLCCCTAHAGPIFHMVSYAMLCGLSNLAAVSVYSVEGLAGLGGRLLLGVLADRYGVKPVLVAGLLVQAIAIATYVVVNRLEQFYALAVVFGAAYGGVMPLYAVLAREYFGQRILGAVLGAVTMLSSLGMALGPVLGGWAFDRYGSYQWMYLGAAAVALAAVAVALAFPPQPSRMARQPQPA, from the coding sequence ATGGAGCATCCCTATCGCTGGGCGATCGTCGCCCTTGGCGCATTGATGAGCTGCGTCGCCATGGGTGCGATGTTTTCGCTCGCCATCTATCTCGATCCCATGTCGGCAGCGACGGGTTGGTCGCGCGCCGGGATATCTGTCGCGATGACGATCAATTTTCTGGTGATGGGTGTCGCCGGTTTCGCGTGGGGCGCGGCGAGCGACCGTTTCGGCGCGCGCATCGTTGTGCTCGCCGGCTCGATCCTTCTCGGGCTCGGGCTGACGCTCGCGAGCCGGGCGACGTCGCTGCTCCAGTTTCAGTTCACTTATGGCGTGCTGGTAGGGCTTTCGGCCGGCGCGTTTTTCGCGCCCATGATCTCGACTGTCATGGGTTGGTTCCGCACGCGCCGGAGCTTGGCGGTGTCGCTGGTGTCAGCCGGCATGGGCGTCGCGCCGATGACCGTGTCGCCTTTCGCAAGCTGGCTCGTCACGGCCTATGACTGGCGCTTCGCCATGCTGACCATAGGCGTCGCCGCTTGGGCAATCCTGATTCCCGCGGCGTTGCTGGTGCGCCGCCCGCCGGACGCGCAACAGGAGATCGGCGCCCCCGCATCCGCGGAGGCGGGTCCGCAGAAGTCTCTCGTCGAGGCCTTCACCTCGCCGCAATTTATCATTCTCGCGCTGACCTTCTTATGCTGCTGCACGGCGCATGCCGGACCGATCTTTCACATGGTCAGCTACGCTATGCTGTGCGGGCTTTCGAATCTCGCGGCCGTCAGCGTCTACAGCGTCGAGGGTCTGGCGGGGCTCGGCGGCCGACTTCTGCTCGGCGTGCTGGCGGATCGCTATGGCGTCAAGCCGGTGTTGGTCGCAGGCCTGCTCGTGCAGGCGATCGCGATCGCGACTTACGTCGTCGTCAACCGGCTCGAGCAATTCTATGCGCTCGCGGTGGTGTTCGGCGCGGCCTATGGCGGCGTGATGCCGCTTTATGCGGTGCTGGCGCGCGAATATTTTGGCCAGCGCATCCTGGGCGCCGTATTGGGCGCAGTCACGATGCTGTCGAGTCTCGGCATGGCGCTAGGCCCGGTCTTGGGCGGATGGGCGTTCGATCGCTATGGAAGCTATCAGTGGATGTATCTGGGGGCGGCGGCCGTGGCGCTCGCGGCCGTCGCCGTGGCGCTCGCCTTTCCGCCGCAGCCATCGCGGATGGCGCGACAGCCGCAGCCGGCGTGA
- a CDS encoding GNAT family N-acetyltransferase, translating into MSTIIRKLDAGEARRRISELSDILLDCVAGGASVSFMAGMTRDESDAFWSGVIDDVAQGGRDLIVAETNGRLDGAVQSVFIDKPNQPHRAEVAKMLVHRRARGGGVGLSLLKAAEDAALAKGRWLMVLDTVSRSAGDRLYRRGGWTEAGEVPNYALMPDGALCPTTFFYKDLRPKGHVA; encoded by the coding sequence ATGAGCACGATCATCCGCAAACTCGACGCTGGCGAGGCGCGCCGGCGCATCAGTGAACTCTCCGACATCCTGCTCGATTGCGTCGCCGGCGGCGCTTCGGTTTCCTTCATGGCCGGCATGACGCGCGACGAATCGGACGCGTTTTGGTCCGGCGTGATCGACGATGTCGCGCAGGGTGGACGCGACCTCATTGTCGCCGAAACGAACGGCCGTCTCGACGGCGCGGTGCAGTCCGTCTTCATCGACAAGCCGAACCAGCCTCATCGCGCTGAAGTCGCGAAGATGCTGGTGCATCGCCGGGCGCGCGGTGGCGGCGTGGGTCTGTCACTGCTCAAGGCGGCGGAAGACGCGGCGCTGGCGAAAGGCCGTTGGCTGATGGTGCTCGACACCGTGTCGCGCAGCGCCGGCGACAGGCTCTATCGCCGCGGCGGCTGGACCGAGGCCGGCGAGGTGCCGAATTACGCATTGATGCCGGATGGAGCGCTGTGTCCGACGACCTTCTTCTACAAAGACCTGCGACCGAAAGGCCACGTGGCGTGA
- a CDS encoding class II glutamine amidotransferase — protein MCRWLAYRGRTIPLESYVTLPHHSLVQQSIAAKEGLVATNGDGFGLGWYGAQPEPGLYREVRPAWSDENLRHLCRHISAHLFFAHVRASTGTPTTRPNCHPFAHGRFLFMHNGQLGDWNLIRRQVEALIPDAYYRSRVGTTDSEAAFLAIMGAGAEEDTVGALARIVATITDIIRASASDKPFRFTIALADGETLYALRYAFPREAAHTLYYQDDGKNAVIASEPLDAERHVWRPAPVNALLIARKDAPIEIRPFLEQEAIAAE, from the coding sequence ATGTGCCGCTGGCTGGCCTATCGCGGACGCACCATTCCTTTGGAAAGCTATGTGACGCTGCCGCACCACTCTCTCGTGCAGCAGAGCATCGCGGCGAAGGAGGGGCTGGTCGCGACGAATGGCGACGGCTTCGGCCTTGGCTGGTACGGCGCGCAGCCCGAGCCCGGCCTCTATCGCGAGGTCAGGCCGGCCTGGTCGGACGAAAATCTCCGCCATCTCTGCCGGCATATCAGCGCCCATCTCTTCTTCGCCCATGTCAGGGCTTCGACTGGCACGCCGACGACGCGGCCGAACTGCCACCCCTTCGCCCATGGCCGCTTCCTGTTCATGCATAACGGCCAGCTTGGCGACTGGAACCTGATCCGCCGACAGGTGGAGGCGCTGATTCCCGACGCCTATTACCGCTCGCGCGTCGGCACGACCGATTCGGAAGCCGCGTTCCTCGCCATCATGGGCGCGGGCGCCGAGGAGGATACGGTCGGCGCGCTCGCCCGCATCGTGGCGACGATCACCGACATCATCCGCGCCAGCGCGTCGGACAAGCCGTTCCGCTTCACCATCGCACTCGCCGACGGCGAGACGCTCTATGCGCTCCGCTACGCCTTCCCGCGCGAGGCGGCGCACACGCTCTACTATCAGGACGACGGCAAGAATGCCGTCATCGCGTCCGAGCCGCTCGACGCCGAGCGTCATGTCTGGCGGCCGGCGCCCGTCAACGCGCTGCTCATCGCCCGCAAGGATGCGCCAATCGAGATCAGGCCCTTCCTGGAGCAGGAAGCGATCGCGGCGGAGTAA